From Paenibacillus sp. V4I7, one genomic window encodes:
- a CDS encoding helveticin J family class III bacteriocin encodes MFQVQALSLIKRQFKLLTSVLLSILISGMSVLPVYAATPQKTVNASATLAYNLKGLNHNVAVQKAYIASTYLYVTQRSGGTCYLSRLLINGSNATYVDEMTVTNTGHCQTLDMYTYNGINYFYFSSKADPSTSYYWSLQVARLQYSPGATYNYTDLHRFTYMNYANETGTSLGETYRVDAGGNSTHTIFRIQTAEGTVTWSIYDTVALNQLLDSNEQVRMDSAAAVSACVASFTQSGSSIVRPNGSFQGADMLGNTEIFTSGGAEGQTPQIAMMSNTGAYKTLVNITNVGTHEIEGVQTKNGNVYFTIVTDPVNKKDTQKVYYVPDSIFQ; translated from the coding sequence ATGTTTCAAGTTCAAGCATTGAGCCTTATTAAAAGGCAATTCAAACTACTCACATCTGTTCTTCTATCAATTCTTATTTCGGGAATGTCTGTTTTACCCGTATACGCGGCAACTCCTCAGAAAACTGTAAACGCTTCGGCAACACTCGCATACAATCTCAAAGGACTTAATCACAACGTGGCTGTTCAGAAAGCTTACATCGCTTCAACGTATCTGTACGTAACTCAGCGGTCTGGGGGAACATGCTATCTTTCAAGACTCCTCATAAACGGAAGTAATGCAACATACGTTGATGAAATGACCGTTACCAATACCGGTCATTGCCAAACATTGGATATGTACACATACAATGGTATAAATTATTTTTATTTCAGTTCGAAAGCGGATCCTTCAACATCGTATTACTGGTCGCTCCAGGTAGCAAGACTTCAATACTCGCCCGGCGCGACATATAATTATACGGATCTTCATCGCTTTACTTATATGAATTACGCCAATGAGACCGGTACAAGTTTAGGTGAGACATACCGTGTTGATGCCGGCGGCAACAGTACCCATACTATTTTCCGCATACAAACTGCAGAAGGAACTGTAACTTGGTCAATTTATGACACGGTAGCATTGAATCAGCTTCTTGACAGCAATGAACAGGTACGAATGGACAGTGCTGCGGCGGTAAGCGCTTGCGTTGCCAGCTTTACGCAGTCGGGAAGTAGCATAGTCAGACCGAACGGATCTTTCCAGGGTGCTGATATGCTCGGTAATACGGAAATATTTACATCAGGCGGCGCGGAAGGTCAAACTCCGCAGATTGCTATGATGTCAAACACAGGAGCATACAAAACCCTTGTGAATATTACAAATGTGGGAACCCATGAAATCGAGGGAGTACAGACAAAAAACGGTAACGTTTATTTTACTATAGTTACAGACCCAGTAAATAAAAAAGATACGCAGAAAGTTTACTACGTGCCTGATAGCATATTTCAATAA